In Streptomyces capitiformicae, one genomic interval encodes:
- a CDS encoding (2Fe-2S)-binding protein: MSTVPSSTYSAITLTVNGEKHTLSVDHRTTLLDALRERLDLTGTKKGCDQGQCGACTVLVDGRRNVSCLQLAVAAEGREITTIEGVTDGDRLHPVQQAFLDLDGYQCGYCTPGQICSAIAVIEEHAAGWPSAATEDVRPEAGPPPLSAEEIRERMSGNLCRCGAYVQIVQAVARAAADTAVSAEEVAA, from the coding sequence GACGTACAGCGCCATCACTTTGACCGTCAACGGCGAGAAGCACACGCTGTCCGTCGACCACCGCACCACCCTGCTCGACGCGCTGCGTGAGCGGCTCGATCTGACCGGCACCAAGAAGGGCTGCGACCAGGGGCAGTGCGGCGCCTGCACGGTCCTCGTCGACGGCCGCCGCAACGTTTCCTGTCTGCAGTTGGCGGTGGCGGCCGAAGGGCGTGAGATCACCACCATCGAGGGCGTCACCGACGGCGACCGACTGCATCCCGTGCAGCAGGCGTTCCTCGACCTCGACGGCTACCAGTGCGGCTACTGCACCCCGGGCCAGATCTGTTCGGCGATCGCCGTGATCGAGGAGCACGCGGCGGGCTGGCCGAGCGCCGCCACCGAGGACGTACGGCCCGAGGCGGGACCGCCACCGCTGAGCGCGGAGGAGATCCGCGAGCGGATGAGCGGCAACCTGTGCCGCTGCGGCGCCTACGTGCAGATCGTCCAGGCCGTCGCCCGTGCCGCTGCCGACACCGC